Genomic window (Psychromonas sp. L1A2):
TGCTTCTGCTGCCGCGCTTTTACCGCTCCGTACACCACCAATAAACAACTGAATCATAACTACCTTTTTAACATTAACGTGATTTCGAGACTATTCTCTGTCTTACTATTTTTAACTAAGCAAACCTATTTTAAATAAACAGTCAACTTTAACTAGGTACTCAATGTCAACTAGATACTCAATGTCAACTAGATACTCAATGTTAACTAAGTAATATTGGTTCAATTAAGTAACACAGATTTAACTCATTAAGACGACATCACTTTTGACTAAGTAGCACAGCATAATAATGAAATTAAAAATGAAATACAAAAGGACTTATTCTTTATTAATAAGCTTTTTTCCGCGGCCTGTTTTCAATGCCTTCGAAACATGATTACGTAGAAAATTATCAACAACACCCACAGTTCTTTTCCACGTTTCCTCAGGTCGACCTGTAAAAGAGGTGACGTGAAAGTACTCCAAACCGTTAGGTGATATTTCAGAAAAATAATAATTTGAAACACAACATCTTGCACGATCAGCAACAACAGGGTTCACTGAGTGCCATGATTTATCATTCGTTTCCATCACCACGAGTCGATTAAACTGAGCAATGACTGTTTCAGGAACGGTCACTTTCGCATCCCATAACTCAAAGTTACCGCCATTCTCGAGTGTCCACTCTGGCGTCACGTAATACAGTAAATTTAATCTACGATAACGCTTTCTGTTTCCATCATGGCTATTATCAATATGCGGATTTAAAAAGTCATTTTTAAACATCATTGAAAGCCCACCAGCATATAATGTAGGATCCCCTTCTAATGCTTTCATACCCACTAACGATGATATTTTCTCAACCACCTCAGGTAATTGAAACGCTTTAGTAATATCACTCAATATAACAGAGCTATTCGCTAAAGCAGCAAAGGTACTCTTTTGTTCACGGAAACTTTTACGTTTATGAAAGCCATCACCTTCTTTTGGAAAAGCCGCATAAATTTCATCAACTAATTCGACAGGCAATAAATTATCAATATAAAAATAATTCGTTGAGGTACCTTGATGCGTCGACCATTGTTTCAAAATAGATTCTGTTTGTTGCTCAAGCTGAGTAATGATCAGTTCTTTTATTGCTTCTAATCTCATACATCGATATTCCAATAAGGTTTAAATATTAATAAAGCGAGAAATAATGCTAATACCAAAAGAATTAATAAGATGATCATTCTTGCTGGTTAAAATCACCCCTAACTGCGTTGTGAGTTTTGAGGTGAGAGCAACTAACTTATCACTAACAATGACAATATCCATTATAAATGACCTTAATATTAACTTAATTATTCACCGCCATAACAGCCAATAGCTGAATTATGCCGAGAATAGTTATTAAAACGAAAGGCACATTATTTGATAATTACTTGGTGTTCAATTAATTATTTGCCTCTAATACCAAAAGAATTAATAAGGTGATCATTCTTGCTGGTTAAAATCCCCCCTAACTGCGTTGTGAGTTTTGAAGTGAGAACAACTATCTCCTACAACTCACGCCTTATTAGTGTTAATTTTTCCTGCGCAATCTCTGATCACTTATTTAATGCCATTGGTATAATTAAGTAATTGGGCCAATAAGGTTGAGTGATTGAAATAAATAAGAGCATATTCAGAATTGAAAAAACATAAGAAAGAGTCGGCAATAAAGCATAGAGATTATCAAATAAACTAAACACGCTATATATTGATAGTGCCCATTATAATTGTTTTTTGGTTAGTTATGGCATGCATTAATACACTAAATATTACTAGAGTATTAAGCGCTGTATTTTGCATTTATGAACAAAATATTACCATTGAACTTATACTATCAAATCTTCGTTCTATACATCGGTTTTAAATATAGCTTAATTGAGTTTTTCTGGCTTACCTAGCCAATATGTCATATCGGTATGATCTTTTAAGTTATCGCCTGCTACTGCATGAACAAATGAAATAGTAGATAAAAATCAATTTAAACTTGATTTACAAAGAGTAACCATTTATCGCCTTTAAACTTTTGGTTCAGGCAATACTGGTGGCGTACTATCCATATAAGTTAGGAAATTTGACCAGATTTCATATGTTCGTTGCTTAGTTAATTTAGTTTTACAACTCAAAGACATAACACCTCTAATACTGCCCTCTCGCCACATAGTATAAATAGAATCGCAATGCGCTTCAGCATAGACTTCCCATGCTTTTTGAGCTTTATCAATAGCAGTGATTAGCTCTTTATCGTCACTGTTTTTTTCTTTACTTTTAGCCAAATAGGTCGTCATTTCGAGTTCTGCCTTTTTCAACTCGACTCCAGCACAATAATTAATATCCAGCGTGCTGATTATGTTATTACAATTAATTTCATCGCTCACCGAAAAGCTTGAGTAGATGGCGAATATCAAGAAAATAAATTTATTCATTAGAAACCAGTTTATAGTAGAAAATAATAGTAATAGATAAACGTCCGCAGTAAATAATAGCTCGTTAAATATCATTTATTATGCGAATTTAGGATAGTTAAAATATAGTTAATTCAAAAGAAAACAATTAACTATATTTTTATATTCATCCATTTTGTAATTTTTTTAAAGCAAAAAAGCAGCGAACACCGTTAAAGTCACAATCACTAACGCACATAGTAACGGTGGAACACCAACCTTTGAATGCAATTTTAAATAATGACTTAACGATTTAAAATTCAAAGCACTGTGCATTAAGACTAAAAAAGTAGCAACAACACTTAAACAAAGATGTATATCTTTATATTGATGCTTACTAACCCCTAAAAATAACCAATTTCTTACTGCTACCCCATGAGGGGCAAAGTATAAAACCCAACCAGTAAAAACAAGTAAAACCAAAAAAACAGCCATGGTTACAGCAGCATAAGGACGTAAATGATTATAGTTCATTGTTACTCCTAATATTTAATTTTCTCTATAATTTCAAATAAAAGCTAACGATTAAAAGTGCTTATTTTATCTACTTCATTATTAAGTCTATTCATTAATTTTTTTCACCTACCATATTCTTTTATAGTTTGTATTATATGTAACTCTCACCACCATTAGCGGCATGCAGATCACATACTGGTTACCAATCAAAATACATTATTAAGTCGTTAACTCGGACATCAAAACAAGGCGTAACATGATGACAATGGCGAGTCCTTATAAAATATTACACTAAGTATTAGTGTTCGAGTTAACGACCCGCAGGACAAGTCGTGATGCAACCATCTTAGCTCCTGTCACAGCAAGGAAATAAAATCTCTATTTAACCTATTCGTTCTTTACCTTCATGCCTAGAATCTGTTTACCTTTCGTCTTGCTGAATTTTGTACCTTGAATGGTGAAGGGGATAGAACCTTTACTTATTTTCACTTAGTTGTCATTGAACAACCTTCATTAGCGCCCAAATCGACAATGATTTAATGACATCATAAGAATCCCAAATATACTCATCACCTGCAAAATCAGAGAATAATATTTTTTGAGATTCTTTGATTATTGTTGTCTTAAAAGCAATAGTGATTCATATTAACTCGCATATATAACTACATTAAAAGGTGTAATAATGTTTTTAAGTTAAATATTGCACCTTGTTACCGTTTTAACGTCTTATATATGGATGTTTTATTAAGCAATTAAAAACAACTTTACATTAATGCTTTAGATTGATGTTTTAAGCTAATGTTTTACCTTAAGAATAGAAGAGTGAATTATGATAATTTTGCACGGTTTTGCCGCTAGTAACTATTACAACCTAGTGAAACATGTACTTCTCTATAAACAATTACCATTCCAAGAAAACCTCCTTTACGCAGGCAGCAAGGAGCTATTAGCCATAAGTCCAGTAGGTAAAGTCCCCGCTATCACAACCCCCGATGATCTGAATATTTCAGAGTCGAGCGTGATTTGTGATTTTCTCGAAGAGACTTACCCTGATATTCAGCTCTACCCTGAAAACAGTGGCGAACGTGCCGTTGTACGTCAAATAATGAAAATAGCAGAGCTTTACTTTGAATTGCCAAGTAGACGATTTATACCTTATGCCTTTTCCGGTACTGAAGCGCCTGAACTAGTTAAAGTAGAAGTACGCCAAGTATTAAAACGCGGTATTACCGCCTTGAGCCATTTATCTCAATTTTCACCTTGGATTGCAGGTGACCAACTTACGATGGCTGATATTTACGTTTATTACGTTAATAGCATTGTCAGTAAGTTTGCATCTAGCCAACTTGGATGGGATGTATTAGCAGAAATTCCAGGAATGACTGAGTGGAATGAGTCTATGAGTGAATCTACGATAGCTCAAAAAATTGAAGCAGATCGTTTAACAAACATGCCTGAATTTATTAAAAAAGTAACGGCTCAAATTAAAGCATCAAAGGCTAAACAGTAATAGTTTGTTCAAGCTAAAAAAAATTACTGAATTAGCCCAATAAAAAGCATAACCAATACAAATTTTTATTGGTTAATAACTTACTTATTTGTAGGAGAAAATCGAAATGAAAAATACCAATATTCAACTGACTTCAACTATCAGCGAAGACAATAAACTAACACTTGCCTTACAAGACATCGACATGCCACAGCCAGGTAACGATGAAGTGGTTATTCGCATTGAAGCAGCACCATTAAATCCATCTGACTTAGGTGTTCTATTTAGTGCTGCAGACCTGTCAACGGCAGCCCAGTCTGGTACAAAACAAAATCCAGTAGTTACCGCAGATGTACCAGCTCAATTTATGCCTTCACTTAAAACACGTATTGGTAAAGCAACCCCTGTGGGCAATGAAGGCGCTGGCACAGTAGTCGCAGCTGGGTCATCACCTGCAGCGCAAGCATTAATGGGTAAAATGGTTGCTGTGATTGGTGGTGGTAGTTATCGCCAGTATCATTGTGCCAATATACAAAGCTGCCTTGTATTAAAAGAAGGCACAACAGCTAAGCAAGGCGCCTCGTCATTTGTTAACCCACTTACTGCATTAGCGATGGTCGAAACGATGCGTAAGGAAGGTCATAAAGCCATTATTCATGCTGCCGCAGCCTCAAATCTTGGGCAAATGTTAAATCGTATTTGTATTGCTGATGGCATCGATTTAATTAACATTGTACGAAAACCAGAGCAAGAAACATTATTACGCGATATGGGTGCAAAATTCGTTGTTAACTCGAGCAGTGAATCTTTCCTTGCAGACTTAACAGCAGCGATTGTTGAAACAGGTGCAACGATTGCATTTGATCCAATTGGTGGTGGTCAACTAACCAGTGACATTCTTAACTGTATGGAAGTGGCTGCAGCCCGTGATATGAAAGAACACACGATTTATGGTTCTGACACATTCAAACAGGTTTACATTTAT
Coding sequences:
- a CDS encoding glutathione S-transferase family protein, which encodes MIILHGFAASNYYNLVKHVLLYKQLPFQENLLYAGSKELLAISPVGKVPAITTPDDLNISESSVICDFLEETYPDIQLYPENSGERAVVRQIMKIAELYFELPSRRFIPYAFSGTEAPELVKVEVRQVLKRGITALSHLSQFSPWIAGDQLTMADIYVYYVNSIVSKFASSQLGWDVLAEIPGMTEWNESMSESTIAQKIEADRLTNMPEFIKKVTAQIKASKAKQ
- a CDS encoding DOPA 4,5-dioxygenase family protein, which encodes MSFVHAVAGDNLKDHTDMTYWLGKPEKLN
- a CDS encoding DUF4405 domain-containing protein; the protein is MNYNHLRPYAAVTMAVFLVLLVFTGWVLYFAPHGVAVRNWLFLGVSKHQYKDIHLCLSVVATFLVLMHSALNFKSLSHYLKLHSKVGVPPLLCALVIVTLTVFAAFLL
- a CDS encoding 2OG-Fe(II) oxygenase, translating into MRLEAIKELIITQLEQQTESILKQWSTHQGTSTNYFYIDNLLPVELVDEIYAAFPKEGDGFHKRKSFREQKSTFAALANSSVILSDITKAFQLPEVVEKISSLVGMKALEGDPTLYAGGLSMMFKNDFLNPHIDNSHDGNRKRYRRLNLLYYVTPEWTLENGGNFELWDAKVTVPETVIAQFNRLVVMETNDKSWHSVNPVVADRARCCVSNYYFSEISPNGLEYFHVTSFTGRPEETWKRTVGVVDNFLRNHVSKALKTGRGKKLINKE
- a CDS encoding zinc-binding dehydrogenase, producing MKNTNIQLTSTISEDNKLTLALQDIDMPQPGNDEVVIRIEAAPLNPSDLGVLFSAADLSTAAQSGTKQNPVVTADVPAQFMPSLKTRIGKATPVGNEGAGTVVAAGSSPAAQALMGKMVAVIGGGSYRQYHCANIQSCLVLKEGTTAKQGASSFVNPLTALAMVETMRKEGHKAIIHAAAASNLGQMLNRICIADGIDLINIVRKPEQETLLRDMGAKFVVNSSSESFLADLTAAIVETGATIAFDPIGGGQLTSDILNCMEVAAARDMKEHTIYGSDTFKQVYIYGALNRGPITLNRNFGFAWAVNGFLLFNILGKLGAETVATMRKRIADEITTTFASHYTHQVSLSEALQLSSIAAYSKQATGEKYLITPQS
- a CDS encoding lysozyme inhibitor LprI family protein, whose amino-acid sequence is MIFNELLFTADVYLLLLFSTINWFLMNKFIFLIFAIYSSFSVSDEINCNNIISTLDINYCAGVELKKAELEMTTYLAKSKEKNSDDKELITAIDKAQKAWEVYAEAHCDSIYTMWREGSIRGVMSLSCKTKLTKQRTYEIWSNFLTYMDSTPPVLPEPKV